DNA sequence from the Sulfurimonas sediminis genome:
CTCGGGAGTCAGGCGTAGGGTGATAAAATCCTATGTCGAGAGGGGAACAACCCAGACTAACAGCTAAGGTCCCAAAGTTTTATCTAAGTGGAAAAGGATGTGGAGTTGCTGTGACAACCAGGAGGTTGGCTTAGAAGCAGCCATCCTTTAAAGAAAGCGTAACAGCTCACTGGTCTAGCGATTCTGCGCCGAAAATATAACGGGGCTAAGATAAACACCGAAGCTTTAGATTTACAGTTTACTGTAAGTGGTAGGAGAGCGTTCCATTCAGCGCTGAAGGTATACCGGTAAGGAGTACTGGAGCGGATGGAAGTGAGCATGCAGGCATGAGTAGCGAGAAAAGAAGTGAGAATCTTCTTCGCCGTAAACCCAAGGTTTCCTACGCGATGCTCGTCATCGTAGGGTTAGTCGGGACCTAAGTCGAGTCCGAAAGGGGTAGACGATGGCAAATCGGTTAATATTCCGATACCGACATTACATCGTTTGAGTGATGGGGGGACGCATAGAGTTAAAGGGGGTCACTGATGGAAATTGTGGCTCGAAGGACGTAGGTCGACACATAGGCAAATCCGTGTGTCAAGCGACCGAGATCTGACAGGCTGGTCAATCTTTCGGAGAGCGACCAGAACCCTTGATACTGTCGTGCCGAGAAAAGCCTCTAAACGAGATGTAATGTTGCCCGTACCGTAAACCGACACAGGTGGGTGAGATGAGTATTCTAAGGCGCGTGGATGAACCCTTGTTAAGGAACTCTGCAAACTAGCACCGTATCTTCGGTATAAGGTGTGCCTGTAGTGTTAGAGAACTTGCTTCTCAAAGCACTTATAGGTCGCAGCAAAGAGTCCCTCCCGACTGTTTACCAAAAACACAGCACTCTGCTAACACGTAAGTGGATGTATAGGGTGTGACGCCTGCCCGGTGCTCGAAGGTTAAAAGGATTGCTTAGCATTAGCGAAGGCATGAATTGAAGCCCGAGTAAACGGCGGCCGTAACTATAACGGTCCTAAGGTAGCGAAATTCCTTGTCGGTTAAATACCGACCTGCATGAATGGCGTAACGAGATGGGAGCTGTCTCAACAAGGGATCCAGTGAAATTGTAGTGGAGGTGAAAATTCCTCCTACCCGCGGAAAGACGGAAAGACCCCGTGCACCTTTACTATAGCTTGACACTGCTATTGGGATATTCATGTGCAGGATAGGTGGGAGCCGTTGAACCTGGGACGCCAGTTCCAGGGGAGGCATCCTTGAGATACCACCCTTGAATATTCTGATAGCTAACTCCGTACGGTTATCCCGTGCGAGGACAATGTCTGGTGGGTAGTTTGACTGGGGCGGTCGCCTCCTAAAAAGTAACGGAGGCTTACAAAGTTCGGCTCAGAAGGGTTGGAAATCCTTCGTAGAGTATAATGGCATAAGCCGGACTGACTGTGAGACATACAAGTCGAGCAGAGTCGAAAGACGGTCATAGTGATCCGGTGGTTCTGTGTGGAAGGGCCATCGCTCAAAGGATAAAAGGTACGCCGGGGATAACAGGCTGATCTCCCCCAAGAGCTCACATCGACGGGGAGGTTTGGCACCTCGATGTCGGCTCATCGCATCCTGGGGCTGGAGCAGGTCCCAAGGGTATGGCTGTTCGCCATTTAAAGCGGTACGCGAGCTGGGTTCAGAACGTCGTGAGACAGTTCGGTCCCTATCTTCCGTGGGCGTAGGAACGTTGAGGAGAGCTGACCCTAGTACGAGAGGACCGGGTTGGACGTGCCACTGGTGCACCAGTTGTCCTGCCAAGGGCATAGCTGGGTAGCTACGCACGGATGAGATAACCGCTGAAAGCATCTAAGCGGGAAGCCAACTCCAAGATGAACGTTCCCTGAAGTACGCTTGAAGACTACAAGCTTGATAGGCTGGATGTGTACGCACAGCAATGTGTTTAGCTGACCAGTACTAATAGTACGTTTGTCTTTTTACCAAGTTCTTAAGTGAACACAATTGCTTCACTACCTTATTTAGTGTATATATTTGTTAGTCCGTAAAAGGAACTTGTTCCTTTTACTCGCTTGCGCCGCTGAGGCGACTAAAGCTAGCTTCTTACGAAGCAGATTAATAAACACATTAAATAAGAGAAAGATTTGTCAGGTTATTTAGTTTAACTGTTGTTGATTTTACCAATTCTAACTTAATGAGCAATCATTAAACTCACTCAACTGATCCTTATGAGATTAGATATAAACACATCTGGCACTTAGATGTCTTTATATCTGATCTTGTCTAGGTGGCTATAGAGAGAGGGAAACGCCTGGTCCCCATTCCGAACCCAGAAGCTAAGCCTCTCATCGCTGATAATACTGCAGGTTTCACTTGTGGGAATGTAGGTCGCTGCCTAGTTGATCAGATTTACTTTCTAAACTTTCAATCATTTTAATTAAACGGTTCAATTTTCTATAAAATCTACCTTTTACTAAGTAATTCTATGATATTATTTTATATATAATTTTAGGATGATATATGAAAAAATATATAAAAGATCAAATTAGAAAATCATATGAAACAAAACAGGCTATTTATGAGAATGAAGATTTATTAAATAAAATAGAAGAAGTAGCACAAAAATGTGTTGAGCTATACCGCAATACAGATAAAAAAACAATTCTTGCAGGAAACGGAGGCAGTGCTGCTGATGCGCAACATATTGCTGCAGAGCTTGTGGGTAGGTATGGTTTTGACAGACCTTCTATTCCTTCATTGGCACTTACTACGGATACATCAAATCTTACTGCCATAGGCAATGATTATGGATATGATCAGGTCTTTTCCCGTCAACTTGAAGGAATGGGACAGGAGGGAGATATCTTTATCGGTATTTCAACCTCGGGAAATTCAGCCAATATTATTAAGGCATTTGAATCTGCAAAGAAGAAAAAGATTATGACAGTCGCTCTGACTGGTCGTGATGGTGGAAAAATGGCTGAAATGGCTGATATTGCACTTATTGTTCCTTCGGATGCAACACCTAGAATTCAGGAATCTCATATATTGATAGGGCATATTCTCTGTGACATCATTGAGAAAGAGATATTTGGTGAGGGTGTTGGCAGATAAGGAATGAAAAAAGCACTTTTTTTAGATAGAGACGGTGTTATCAATGTTGAAAAAGAGTATCTCTATAAGAGAGAGGATTTTGAATTTATTGATGGTATATTTGATTTGTGCAAATATTATCAGAATTTAGGATATCTGATTATTATTGTAACAAACCAGTCTGGTATAGCGAGAGGATATTATACAGAAGAAGATTTTCAAGTGCTTACAGACTGGATGATACAAGAGTTTAAAAAGAGAAATATTAATATTGCAAAAGTCTATCATTGTCCGCATCATCCGGAAATTAATATAGAATGCAGTTGCAGAAAACCTGAACCGGGAATGATTTTGGAAGCACAAAAAAAATTTAATTTGGATTTAACACATTCTTTAATGATTGGCGATAAAGAGCGGGATATTGAAGCCGCTGTAAATGCCGGTATTTCTGAAACATATTTATTTGATGAAATGAATCAGATTAGAAGTTCTAAAGCAACAAAAACAGTCACTAAACTTGATGAAATATGGAAATAAAATGCTGATACTTAACAGTGGTGGTACATTTAACAAACGATATAATGAAATAAGCGGAGAACTTGAGGTTCCTTATGACAATGCAGCTATTGAAAGAATTTTATTCAGTGCTCAGGAAATGTATAGTCTTGCAGGGGTTGTTTACAAAGACAGTCTGGAGATGGACAGTAATGACAGACGTATGCTTGCTGATATTATAAGGGAATCAACAGAAGATACTTTTGTGATAGTGCATGGCACCGACACTATGGAACTCAGTGCCGAGTTTTTGGATGAAGTATTTGATGATAGAAAAATTATTATTACGGGCGCTATGAAACCGTTTGAAATTGATAATATAGAAGCATCATTGAATCTTGGTATGGCTATCGGATATGCCAAAGCGGTAGAAAAAAATGGTGTTTATATATGCATGAACGGGTTAGTCGAACCTTGGAAAAATATTCAAAAAAATAGAAATATAGGGAAGTTTGAAGTTGTCAGATAAAATAGCCTGTGATCACTGTCATTTAGAATTTTCAAAAGATGTTATGATACAAGAGGATGAACATTATTTTTGCTGTAACGGCTGTCAGGGTGTATTTCATTTACTTTCAGATGAAGGATTGGACAGTTTTTATGATAAGCTGGGCAACAATAAACTTGCACCGCCTTCACAGCAGTACGAAGACTCTTTAAATTTTGATTCGCCGGCATTTTATGAACGCTTTGTTACGCTCAATAAAGATGGATTCTGTGAAGTTTCTCTGGTTATAGAGGGTATTCACTGTGCTGCATGTGTTTGGCTGAATGAAAAAGCTTTGACAAATATGCAAGGTGTTATTGCTACGAACATCAATTATACAAACAACAAAGCAAAGATTGTCTGGGATGATGATACGGTCAAACTTTCAAAAATTATAGATATGATTCGTGCCATCGGATATAATGCATACCCTTATGATGCTTCACTGCAGGAACAAAAAGCCGATAAGGAGCGAAAAGAATATTACACACGGATGGCCGTTGCTGTTTTTGCAACGATGAATATGATGACGATTATGGTTGCGCAGTATGCCGGCTATTTTAGTGGTATATCCGAAAATATCAAACATATACTCAATATCGGAGAGTGGGTTTTAGCGACTCCGGTACTTTTTTACAGTGGATGGCCTTTCATTCGCGGAATGTATTACGGGATGAAGACGAAAACCGTAAATATGGACACACTTGTTGCTACGGGGGCAATACTAACCTATATATATTCTATTTATATTACTCTTACGCGCAGTGGTGAAGCCTATTTTGATTCGGTGACGATGATTATTACTTTTGTACTGGTTGGAAAATTTTTAGAGGTTTTAAGCAAAAAAAGTATTGCTGACACTTTGGATATTATGAATCATCATCTGCCAAATGATGTCAAAGTTGTTGTGGATAAAAAGATTATTACGAAAAATGTCAATGATGTTACTGCAGGCGAAATTGTTTTGGTAAATTCAGGAGAACGTGTTGCTCTTGATGGTGAGATACAAGAAGGAAGCGGAAATTTTGATGAATCAAGCCTGACCGGTGAGAGCGAGCCTGTTTTTAAAACTGCAGGAGAAAATATCATCAGTGGAACGGTAAGTATTGATGCCGATGTAAAATATAAAGTAAGCAAAGATTTTGCACACTCCACAATGAGTAGTATTGTAGCCTTGCTGGAAAATGCGATGAACAACAAGCCAAAAATCCAGCAGTTGGCAAACAGGTTGAGTGAATATTTTTCCGAAGTGATACTGGCACTTTCTTTTATGACTTTTATCGGTTGGTATCTTTATTCATCGAATTTCGAGCAGTCCTTTATGATTAGTATAGCGGTTATTGTGATAGCCTGTCCCTGTGCCCTTGCTTTGGCAACACCTGTTGCAACACTGGTTGGCCTTTCTATCGCTTCAAAAAGAGGTATACTCTTTAAAGAAGCTGCTCAGCTTGAGACAATGGCAAAGGCAGATGTATTACTGCTTGATAAAACAGGAACGATTACAAAAGGTCGACCGGAGGTTGTCAAAGAGGAAATATTTCTGCCGTTTCATAAATCTATGCTTTATTCGTTATTGCTCAATTCAAAACACCCTGTTGCCAAAGGTGTAGAAAAATATATTTTCGATGAGGATTTGGATCCCTTGGAACTGGAAAGCTTTCAAAATATACCTTCTCAGGGTTTGAGTGCGATGTATGACGGTAAAATGCTTGCAGGTGGGAACGCCAAACTCATGCAAACCATAGGCATTGACGTCTGCAGTTCAAGCCAAAACAGTGAATTTTATTTTGCGTACGGCGGAGAACTTCTGGCTAAATATGAACTTTTTGATATACCGCGTGAGGATGCAAAAGAGGCCATAGCCAAAATTAAAAAAATGGGTATAGAGATAATTATGCTCACAGGAGATCATGAAGAGAGTGCCAGAAAAGTAGCACAACTCGTTGGAATTGAACAGTACAAATATGAACTGACACCTCAGGACAAAGCCGTATTTATAGAAAAGCTGCATGAAGATGGCAAGGTAACTGTTATGGCAGGGGACGGGGTGAATGATATTTTGGCATTGGCAGGTTCAGATATTGCAATAGCAATGGGCAATGGGAGTGATATTGCCATAGAGGTGAGTGATGTAGTGCTTTTAAATGATACATTCA
Encoded proteins:
- the gmhA gene encoding D-sedoheptulose 7-phosphate isomerase, translated to MKKYIKDQIRKSYETKQAIYENEDLLNKIEEVAQKCVELYRNTDKKTILAGNGGSAADAQHIAAELVGRYGFDRPSIPSLALTTDTSNLTAIGNDYGYDQVFSRQLEGMGQEGDIFIGISTSGNSANIIKAFESAKKKKIMTVALTGRDGGKMAEMADIALIVPSDATPRIQESHILIGHILCDIIEKEIFGEGVGR
- the gmhB gene encoding D-glycero-beta-D-manno-heptose 1,7-bisphosphate 7-phosphatase produces the protein MKKALFLDRDGVINVEKEYLYKREDFEFIDGIFDLCKYYQNLGYLIIIVTNQSGIARGYYTEEDFQVLTDWMIQEFKKRNINIAKVYHCPHHPEINIECSCRKPEPGMILEAQKKFNLDLTHSLMIGDKERDIEAAVNAGISETYLFDEMNQIRSSKATKTVTKLDEIWK
- a CDS encoding asparaginase domain-containing protein, whose product is MLILNSGGTFNKRYNEISGELEVPYDNAAIERILFSAQEMYSLAGVVYKDSLEMDSNDRRMLADIIRESTEDTFVIVHGTDTMELSAEFLDEVFDDRKIIITGAMKPFEIDNIEASLNLGMAIGYAKAVEKNGVYICMNGLVEPWKNIQKNRNIGKFEVVR
- a CDS encoding heavy metal translocating P-type ATPase — encoded protein: MSDKIACDHCHLEFSKDVMIQEDEHYFCCNGCQGVFHLLSDEGLDSFYDKLGNNKLAPPSQQYEDSLNFDSPAFYERFVTLNKDGFCEVSLVIEGIHCAACVWLNEKALTNMQGVIATNINYTNNKAKIVWDDDTVKLSKIIDMIRAIGYNAYPYDASLQEQKADKERKEYYTRMAVAVFATMNMMTIMVAQYAGYFSGISENIKHILNIGEWVLATPVLFYSGWPFIRGMYYGMKTKTVNMDTLVATGAILTYIYSIYITLTRSGEAYFDSVTMIITFVLVGKFLEVLSKKSIADTLDIMNHHLPNDVKVVVDKKIITKNVNDVTAGEIVLVNSGERVALDGEIQEGSGNFDESSLTGESEPVFKTAGENIISGTVSIDADVKYKVSKDFAHSTMSSIVALLENAMNNKPKIQQLANRLSEYFSEVILALSFMTFIGWYLYSSNFEQSFMISIAVIVIACPCALALATPVATLVGLSIASKRGILFKEAAQLETMAKADVLLLDKTGTITKGRPEVVKEEIFLPFHKSMLYSLLLNSKHPVAKGVEKYIFDEDLDPLELESFQNIPSQGLSAMYDGKMLAGGNAKLMQTIGIDVCSSSQNSEFYFAYGGELLAKYELFDIPREDAKEAIAKIKKMGIEIIMLTGDHEESARKVAQLVGIEQYKYELTPQDKAVFIEKLHEDGKVTVMAGDGVNDILALAGSDIAIAMGNGSDIAIEVSDVVLLNDTFSSLYDSFKTSKKTFTMIKENLALSFIYNAITIPLAMAGYIIPLIAAISMSISSLIVVGNSMRIKFGYKD